The proteins below are encoded in one region of Hordeum vulgare subsp. vulgare chromosome 3H, MorexV3_pseudomolecules_assembly, whole genome shotgun sequence:
- the LOC123439109 gene encoding peptidyl-prolyl cis-trans isomerase CYP26-2, chloroplastic: MSHRILNTSKPTLPPAPPPPPQLIHQTTPPKLGRRAAAAAVAVTIAASPALLGAVSPSARAQEASACIDGLPVTAKAFLDVSIGGEPAGRITVGLFGDAAPAGAARFLSLATGVGYRRKEFVKVVPGYVQHAGVVSYPVIPAVTDRLAAEMDAVRARCGGGGAMNAAGAVSIVVRDPSLPPPKPKLVARGGRLEIQEEQAGVVPNGTEFVIATRDSPELDASALVVGRVVAGMDVVGRIAAVATVKDNTGSAYFKVAKLIGDKRAVVAERGFNRPYTKILVTNCGILDLEQQ; encoded by the exons ATGTCGCATCGGATCCTCAACACCTCCAAGCCCACGCTGCCGCcggcgcctccgcctccgcctcagcTGATCCACCAAACGACACCGCCGAAGCTCGGCCGCCGTGCCGCCGCGGCCGCGGTCGCGGTCACCATCGCGGCCTCGCCGGCACTCCTCGGTGCCGTCTCCCCGTCGGCCCGGGCGCAGGAGGCGTCGGCCTGCATCGACGGGCTGCCCGTCACGGCCAAGGCATTCCTGGACGTGTCCATCGGCGGCGAGCCGGCCGGGCGCATCACGGTGGGCCTGTTCGGCGACGCGGCCCCGGCCGGCGCGGCCCGGTTCCTGTCGCTCGCCACGGGCGTCGGGTACCGGCGCAAGGAGTTCGTGAAGGTGGTCCCCGGGTACGTGCAGCACGCCGGCGTGGTGTCCTACCCGGTCATCCCCGCGGTGACCGACCGGCTGGCGGCCGAGATGGACGCCGTGCGCgcgcggtgcggcggcggcggcgcgatgaaCGCGGCGGGGGCGGTGTCGATCGTGGTGCGGGACCCGAGCCTGCCGCCGCCGAAGCCGAAGCTGGTGGCGCGGGGCGGGCGGCTGGAGATCCAGGAGGAGCAGGCGGGCGTGGTgcccaacggcaccgagttcgtgATCGCCACCAGGGACTCCCCCGAGCTGGACGCGTCGGCGCTCGTGGTGGGCCGCGTCGTCGCCGGCATGGACGTCGTCGGCAGGATCGCCGCCGTCGCCACCGTCAAGGACAACACCGGCTCCGCCTACTTCAA GGTGGCCAAGCTGATCGGGGACAAGAGAGCGGTGGTCGCAGAGCGAGGGTTCAACCGGCCATACACCAAGATCCTTGTCACCAACTGCGGAATCCTTGACCttgagcagcagtag